Below is a window of Bifidobacterium asteroides DNA.
ATCACAAGGGAACACCATAACGCAAACGAGAACCCAGGCCAAATAACCTGAATTGTCCATACTGGTGTACTCAAGCATGGCTTCGGTGGTCGCTCATCTTCGACAACCACGGAATACGCTAGGATTATACGGACATGAGGCGGACATGAGCAAACCCAAATGCGTGCCGTCTGTCACGGCGTGTCCATCGGTTGTGAACCCTGCTTGGTCCACCCTGAGCGAACCAGGCTCATACGAGGTCAGACCGGGGTCGAAGCCAGAAGGAAGGACCCGCCGACATCGTCGGAATTTTCAGGCATGGCGATGTCGACACGGCCATCTTCGGAGGGAATGAAGAGGGCCTGTCCCTGATTCAGCACACATGATTGGTCAGCGACTGCGCAACGGATCCGCCCATCTGTGCAGACGATGATGCGCGGTCCCCTTCGGGGAATCACCAGGCGGCGAGGCCCCAGACGCTCTATCAGATCCCCGTAGCGCTGCTGAAGCCTGTTAAGCAGAGGCCAGCTGGCGCCACCCTCCTCCACATGTCCGTAAACCAGCATGTACTCGTTGATTTTTGGCCGGTAGGTCACCATATTATGCATGATCAAGGTGGCGATCATGGAGCTGGACGGATCGATGGGAGCTGAAGGCTGGCAGTCTAGGCTGTGCAGGAGGTTGGGAATGTCCCGATGCTTGGGGGTCATGCCGGCTCTGAGCACATTGTCGGAGTTGGTCATAATCTCTGCCGCAGTGCCATGGATGTATGCGTGAGGCGTCCCTGCGGGGATATAGACCGAATCGCCTTCCTCCAGGTCCACGGGGTTGAGCATGAGCAGACAGAGAACGGCGGGATCATCCGGAAAGGCCCGGGCGGCACACAGGGCATGGTCCAGCACAGCTCCCGCCCGTCTGGACCGCAGCCGCCCGACGGCAGTCTCCAAGGCTTCCTCCAGGCCTCGGGCCGCCTCTGGTTCGGCAGTCACGGCGGCATGGAAGGCCCGGAAGATACGTCGGCGGGAGTCCGGCCAGATCAAGGAGGAGACCGGCATCATGGCATCAGCCGAAGCGAAGCGGGCCGGAGGAACCCCCAAGTGGAAGGTGCGGGCGGTCAGAGCCTCGGTCATGAGCTCGGCCAGAGGGTGATCCACGGCGCGCAGGAGAGTCAGCTGCGTGGCGATGGTCGCGAAGCCTACACAGGCCTGAAAGGGCTCCAGGGCTACCACCATCTCGTTCTTGGCCAGCCTGTCGTGAAAGGAGCGGCTGGGATCGTCGTCAGGCACCCCCAGTGCATTCTCACGGTTGAAGCCGGCACGAGCCTCGAAATCGAGCGGATGCACCTGCAGGGATAGAGGGATGCGAGCTGAGATGATCTTGAACAGGTAGGGCAGGGTGGGACCGAAAAGGCGGGAGTCGCGCTCTCCCAGCATGGCCATGGGACTGTGGCGAATAGCCTCAGTCAACGGAATGAGCGAGCCATCGGGCAGGGTCAGGGTCGAGGGGGATTCGGTGTGCCCGCTGAACCACATTTCCGCCAAGGCATCCCCCTGGCGTTCGTCTGAATCATGCAGATGGAACATGCGCTGCAGTCGATCATGCGAGCCCCAGGCGTAGTGCTTCTCCACAGCTTGGATCGGATACACGCACTCCCCTTTCCACGGGAAATCCCTCCATGGGCCGGTGCATACGAACCCACCAATCCCCGTCATGATAAGACAAGGGCCGAGGCCTGGGCAAGGCGAGGGGGTCGCCGCATGTCATTGCGAACGATACAGTGGGAGTATGAAGTTGGCTCCCATTTTCGACCCGGATGCCCGCAGGCCATCGCCGCGGCCCGTGCAGGTGGACCTGCGGCGCATCTTCCTGCTCGGCACTGGCGCTTGGATTCTGGCCCTGGCCGTGGTAGGCATTCTGGCCCTGACCGGAATGACGGTCGCCAAGCCTCTGATTGTCTGCTTGGCCGGAATTGGCGTGGGCATTCTGCTGATGATCTGGGAGCATTTCAATCGCTGGGATTATCGTCGTCTTGCCCAGCAACCGGATCCTGAGCCAGAGGAAGCATCAGCGTAAATGTGCTCCCCTCTCCCGGCGCACTCCACACAGTGACCGAGCCATGGTGGGTCAGCGCCACATGCTTGACGATGGCCAGCCCCAGGCCGATGCCCACGGCAGTCTCTTCGTTCTGATTGTCGGCGCGGTAGAAGCGCTCAAAGATCCTGCCTTGGTCGGTCTTGGATATACCTCGGCCACGATCGACCACTCTGATGATTCCGTAGTGCCCATCCTTGGAGGCCTGTGCCACCAGGGAGACGGTTGAGCCTGAAGGCGAATACGAGATAGCATTCTCCACCAGCTTGGCCAGGGCCACTCTGATCTGCTGCCCGTCGCCATGAATCGTCAGTGGCTGGTCGCATCGCCAGCGCAGGGTCACATGGGCCTGGTCGGCTCTATCCTGCTCGTCCTGCACCACCGCACTCATCTGCTCAGCCACATCAAGCACGTTCTCCCTGCTGGGTTTGATCCGTTCCTGAGCCCGGATCAGCAGAAGGAGATCCTTGAGCACGAGCCCCAGATATGCGCTGTAGCGCTGGACCGAGGAGGCATCCTTGGAGACGCTGCGCAGATGGCTGCGAAGCAGGTCTGGGTCATCACCCTCCAGATGAGAAGTGGTTTTCAGCTGCGCCGCCAACTCCTCCAAGGCCTGGACCGGCTTAAGCATCTGCTCGGATACATTGGTCATAAAGGCATCCCTGGTCCGAACGAACCTGACCGAATCGCTCACATCATCGATAAGCACCACCACCAAGGACTGGTCGATGCGACCCAGGGTGATCTTGAGCCAGTTCCTTCTGGACACCGCCTGGGCCTGAACACGGGTCGCATCCCCAGGATTCTCGGCCTCGTCAATCTCCCAATCATCGGATTCCGTGCTCTCAGCTGCAGCATCCAGAGCGAATTCAGTGGGCGTTCGCGTAATCAGATTAAGGCTGCGTCGGCCGCCCGAAAGCCGTACTTGCGCAATGGCTTCGATGATCTTCGGATTGGAGATCTCGTCATTGCTGACGATTCCCAGCCTGTAGGCATCCGGGCTGGAGCGAACGACTTCGTCATCGCCATCAACCACAACCGTGGCGGCGGGGATAAGCGCCAGCAAGGCCTGGGTCGAGCCCTCCAAAGCCTCGCCATCGGCCTGTTCACCATCCTTGCGCCGGTTGCCTATAAGGCTGCGTAGGCGGTCCATGAACCGTCTCATAAGGACTTCCCTCCAGTCCGGCGCCGACCCCGGACGCTGCGACATCAACCAAGTCTCATCGGCAGTTCCGGCTTTATTCTCGCATATCCGATTATTAATTGCCGCTTCAATGGCCCGACATTCTTCGGTTCTTGCTTTTTCTTGCCATCCCGGTCACATAGACTGGACTTATATCGTTGACCGATGCCGAAAGGGAATAACAATGCGCGTGATTTTCAACGAAGAGCTGGGGCTGGTGGCCGACGATCTCGATCGGATGGCCGCCAAGGTCCGCGATGCCATCAAAAAAGCCGGGCGCTCC
It encodes the following:
- the manA gene encoding mannose-6-phosphate isomerase, class I, translating into MYPIQAVEKHYAWGSHDRLQRMFHLHDSDERQGDALAEMWFSGHTESPSTLTLPDGSLIPLTEAIRHSPMAMLGERDSRLFGPTLPYLFKIISARIPLSLQVHPLDFEARAGFNRENALGVPDDDPSRSFHDRLAKNEMVVALEPFQACVGFATIATQLTLLRAVDHPLAELMTEALTARTFHLGVPPARFASADAMMPVSSLIWPDSRRRIFRAFHAAVTAEPEAARGLEEALETAVGRLRSRRAGAVLDHALCAARAFPDDPAVLCLLMLNPVDLEEGDSVYIPAGTPHAYIHGTAAEIMTNSDNVLRAGMTPKHRDIPNLLHSLDCQPSAPIDPSSSMIATLIMHNMVTYRPKINEYMLVYGHVEEGGASWPLLNRLQQRYGDLIERLGPRRLVIPRRGPRIIVCTDGRIRCAVADQSCVLNQGQALFIPSEDGRVDIAMPENSDDVGGSFLLASTPV
- a CDS encoding DUF2530 domain-containing protein, yielding MKLAPIFDPDARRPSPRPVQVDLRRIFLLGTGAWILALAVVGILALTGMTVAKPLIVCLAGIGVGILLMIWEHFNRWDYRRLAQQPDPEPEEASA
- a CDS encoding cell wall metabolism sensor histidine kinase WalK; translated protein: MRRFMDRLRSLIGNRRKDGEQADGEALEGSTQALLALIPAATVVVDGDDEVVRSSPDAYRLGIVSNDEISNPKIIEAIAQVRLSGGRRSLNLITRTPTEFALDAAAESTESDDWEIDEAENPGDATRVQAQAVSRRNWLKITLGRIDQSLVVVLIDDVSDSVRFVRTRDAFMTNVSEQMLKPVQALEELAAQLKTTSHLEGDDPDLLRSHLRSVSKDASSVQRYSAYLGLVLKDLLLLIRAQERIKPSRENVLDVAEQMSAVVQDEQDRADQAHVTLRWRCDQPLTIHGDGQQIRVALAKLVENAISYSPSGSTVSLVAQASKDGHYGIIRVVDRGRGISKTDQGRIFERFYRADNQNEETAVGIGLGLAIVKHVALTHHGSVTVWSAPGEGSTFTLMLPLAQDPVAGQDDDNPSD